A single Filimonas effusa DNA region contains:
- a CDS encoding radical SAM protein encodes MIESPFLLYSDGAGNIFEDTSLYAVGRAGWDAYPVPVEDWIPLPEGGNLYELPGRRGIGIDVKTGEMRLCEKGWAVAAFIPPAHTGLFLAAYETAPDAPTLPLFCYTAAAWYNDTFYVTAVRIEQDIRQECAGYDQDKVNAGTRQLLEAYPHNRLVKHLMDNCCQTYQCPAARNFALGRWECPVPASPACNANCLGCISFQPEEETIVSTQDRLTFKPSPEEIVEFTVPHLMNAPYPIVSFGQGCEGEPLLMWPTIRDSIIEMRKHTPKGSININTNGSNPAAVKALCEAGLDSIRVSTNSAQKHIYTPYYRPNNYQFEDIIESLKVVRSFGGWASINYFVFPGMTDTVEEYEALRKLIKETDLTMIQWRNFNIDPDWYLAQIGVTEPGECLGIKQMMELIREEFPNVKFGYFNPPIERIKGNYALDFAH; translated from the coding sequence GACTGGATCCCCCTGCCCGAAGGAGGTAACTTATATGAACTGCCAGGCCGCAGAGGTATCGGCATCGACGTGAAAACAGGAGAAATGAGGCTTTGCGAAAAAGGATGGGCCGTAGCAGCCTTTATCCCACCCGCTCATACCGGCCTCTTCCTGGCCGCTTATGAAACAGCGCCCGATGCCCCCACACTCCCCCTCTTCTGCTATACCGCCGCCGCCTGGTACAACGATACATTCTACGTTACCGCCGTGCGCATCGAACAGGACATCAGGCAGGAATGCGCCGGATACGACCAGGATAAAGTAAACGCCGGCACCAGACAACTGCTGGAGGCCTACCCGCATAACAGGCTGGTAAAACACCTCATGGACAACTGCTGCCAAACGTATCAATGCCCCGCCGCACGCAACTTTGCACTCGGACGCTGGGAATGCCCCGTTCCGGCTTCACCCGCCTGCAACGCCAACTGCCTCGGCTGTATCTCCTTCCAGCCCGAAGAAGAAACAATCGTATCCACACAGGACAGGCTTACATTTAAACCCTCCCCTGAAGAAATAGTAGAATTCACAGTGCCACACCTCATGAACGCTCCCTACCCTATCGTAAGCTTCGGACAAGGCTGCGAAGGTGAACCATTGCTCATGTGGCCCACCATCCGCGATTCTATTATCGAAATGCGTAAGCATACACCCAAAGGCAGTATAAACATAAACACCAACGGCTCCAACCCCGCAGCGGTAAAAGCCCTGTGCGAAGCAGGCCTCGACAGCATCAGGGTCAGCACCAACTCGGCACAGAAACATATTTATACGCCCTATTACCGCCCCAATAACTACCAGTTCGAAGATATCATCGAAAGCCTCAAAGTAGTACGCAGCTTCGGAGGATGGGCCAGCATCAACTACTTCGTATTCCCAGGCATGACCGACACCGTCGAAGAATATGAAGCATTACGCAAACTCATAAAGGAAACAGACCTTACCATGATCCAGTGGCGCAATTTCAACATCGACCCCGACTGGTACCTGGCACAAATAGGCGTTACCGAACCCGGTGAATGCCTGGGCATTAAACAAATGATGGAATTGATCCGCGAAGAATTCCCTAACGTTAAATTCGGTTACTTTAACCCACCTATAGAACGTATCAAAGGCAACTACGCACTGGACTTCGCCCACTAG
- a CDS encoding sulfite exporter TauE/SafE family protein, producing MTFIFLCLASFAAGFIDAIVGGGGLIQTPAILIILPDYQVATLLGTTKIPSFAGTSIAAWQYSRRVQLNYKLLFSIATVAFLAALGGSRMASSLSNHILKPVILLLLIGVAIYTYANKKFGQQEHNDKIPAHRLWYGALLGLIIGFYDGFIGPGTGSFLILVFIAILGQDFLHASAHAKIVNLATNLASILYFSSTGHILYQYALPMAACNITGSFIGTRLALLKGNRFIRIFFLLVVIGTIIRFACDLY from the coding sequence TTGACATTCATATTCTTGTGCCTGGCTTCATTTGCAGCCGGCTTTATCGATGCCATCGTAGGCGGAGGCGGATTAATTCAAACACCCGCCATCCTTATCATCCTGCCCGATTACCAGGTAGCCACCCTATTAGGCACCACCAAAATCCCTTCATTTGCAGGCACCAGCATTGCAGCCTGGCAATATTCACGCAGGGTACAGCTCAATTATAAACTCTTGTTCTCTATTGCCACCGTAGCTTTCCTCGCAGCCCTCGGCGGATCACGTATGGCCAGCTCCCTCAGCAACCACATACTCAAACCTGTTATCCTCCTGCTCCTCATAGGCGTAGCCATTTATACCTACGCTAATAAAAAATTCGGACAACAGGAACACAACGATAAAATTCCCGCACACCGCTTATGGTACGGCGCTTTACTCGGACTCATCATAGGCTTTTACGACGGCTTCATCGGCCCCGGCACCGGCAGCTTTCTCATCCTCGTATTCATAGCCATCCTCGGACAGGATTTCCTGCACGCAAGCGCCCACGCCAAAATTGTCAACCTCGCCACCAACCTGGCATCTATCCTTTATTTCAGCTCCACAGGCCATATCCTCTACCAGTATGCCTTACCCATGGCAGCTTGTAATATCACCGGCTCCTTTATTGGAACCCGACTCGCACTGCTGAAAGGAAACCGCTTTATCCGCATCTTCTTCCTGCTGGTGGTAATAGGTACCATCATTCGTTTCGCCTGCGACCTGTACTAA
- a CDS encoding ArnT family glycosyltransferase, with the protein MSDLFSIKLTAWIRRNTGVLLIVFFILYALSVFINMGIYQLMAEEPRRGTVSFEMYFYDSFVHPTLMGVAYYNKPPLFNWLLIGLFKVLHSYSEWVVRLPSLLSMIAIGILLYRFTVELMGRKVAVYATLIMLTFVDVYFYATYNGGEIDLFYALLVICQLFPLINYYMGKTNAYNALVLSYGFMALGCLTKGLPSLLFQGATLFLLALYQRSPKILFSMAHAAGLATAAVVIGCYLYAFSRQDHIGILLATQIDEAADKSAAGARQERLWSETLQYPLLLIKGMLPWSLSLLLLVKMPFSHLKNKGLGFIVALIGINIPVYWFTGIPKLRYIYPLMPFFAIVFAWIIYRFETGKRRYEKPVLAGVIVIMITGVAGQLALTGYMQQWWGLVPGLALGVITLLVWRNRLALRNFKAIVVLLAVVLVTGRFFFSMVIVPYADVNAAVDHRHIMEQIDSITGGKGCWYYAAETTRELRPLPGGYEGDTIPVAPAVPYQLPYYYNKQFARPLVHSSSATAGDFYLAKSVALPDDIAVAIEQRFEHVQGDDDYVLFRVADNKTAGSIGDTTGRDALPVENAGEMPY; encoded by the coding sequence ATGAGTGATCTCTTCAGCATCAAATTAACTGCCTGGATCAGGCGAAACACCGGTGTACTGCTAATTGTATTCTTTATCTTATATGCTCTTTCTGTATTCATCAATATGGGTATTTACCAGTTAATGGCGGAGGAGCCCCGGCGAGGAACTGTTTCTTTCGAGATGTATTTCTATGACAGTTTTGTGCATCCCACACTCATGGGGGTTGCCTATTATAATAAGCCGCCTTTGTTCAACTGGTTGCTGATAGGCCTGTTTAAAGTGCTGCATAGTTATAGTGAGTGGGTGGTGCGGCTGCCTTCGCTGCTATCGATGATCGCTATTGGTATTTTGTTGTATCGTTTTACTGTTGAGCTGATGGGGCGTAAAGTTGCTGTTTATGCTACGCTTATCATGCTTACGTTTGTTGATGTTTATTTTTATGCTACTTATAACGGCGGGGAGATCGATCTTTTTTATGCTTTGCTGGTGATATGCCAGTTGTTTCCGCTGATCAATTACTATATGGGTAAAACCAATGCTTACAATGCCTTAGTGCTTTCGTACGGGTTTATGGCGCTGGGTTGTTTGACGAAGGGGCTGCCTTCTTTGCTTTTCCAGGGGGCGACTTTGTTTTTGCTGGCGTTGTACCAGCGTTCTCCGAAAATATTGTTCAGCATGGCTCATGCTGCGGGACTGGCTACGGCTGCAGTTGTGATAGGTTGTTACCTTTATGCGTTCAGCCGGCAGGATCATATAGGTATTTTGCTTGCTACGCAAATTGATGAAGCGGCGGATAAAAGTGCAGCCGGGGCGCGGCAGGAGCGGTTATGGTCTGAGACGCTGCAATACCCGTTATTGCTTATAAAGGGGATGCTGCCCTGGTCGTTATCGTTGCTGCTGCTGGTTAAAATGCCGTTTTCGCATTTGAAGAATAAAGGATTGGGTTTTATCGTTGCGCTGATAGGTATCAATATTCCTGTGTATTGGTTTACGGGTATTCCCAAGCTTCGTTATATCTATCCCCTGATGCCGTTTTTTGCTATCGTGTTTGCCTGGATCATTTACCGATTTGAGACCGGGAAGCGGAGGTATGAGAAGCCTGTATTGGCGGGAGTGATCGTTATCATGATCACAGGAGTAGCCGGGCAACTGGCTTTGACGGGATATATGCAGCAGTGGTGGGGATTGGTGCCGGGTTTAGCGCTGGGGGTTATTACCTTGCTGGTATGGCGTAACAGGCTGGCGTTGCGAAATTTTAAAGCTATTGTTGTATTACTGGCGGTGGTATTGGTAACGGGCAGGTTCTTTTTTTCGATGGTGATCGTACCTTATGCGGATGTTAATGCGGCAGTTGATCACAGGCATATCATGGAGCAGATAGATTCTATTACAGGCGGGAAGGGGTGTTGGTATTATGCGGCAGAGACAACAAGGGAGCTGAGACCTTTACCCGGCGGATATGAAGGAGATACCATACCTGTTGCGCCGGCTGTTCCTTACCAACTGCCTTATTATTATAATAAACAGTTTGCGCGGCCGCTTGTACATAGCAGTTCAGCTACAGCGGGTGATTTTTACCTGGCAAAGAGCGTTGCGCTACCCGATGATATTGCGGTTGCCATTGAACAGCGTTTTGAGCATGTGCAAGGGGATGATGATTATGTACTTTTTCGTGTAGCGGATAATAAAACTGCCGGTAGTATTGGTGATACTACCGGCAGAGATGCGTTGCCGGTTGAGAACGCCGGGGAAATGCCTTACTAA